In Chanodichthys erythropterus isolate Z2021 chromosome 11, ASM2448905v1, whole genome shotgun sequence, a single window of DNA contains:
- the LOC137030194 gene encoding fucolectin-1-like has protein sequence MEQKVFSIILSHFPGNLALRRNVTQSSTYGIWFAEKAVDGKPGLVKSWSACSSTANQTNPWWRLDLRDTYRVTRMIVTNINECCAERINGAEIRIGNSLENNGNNNPICDVISSIPAGVSSTYVCNNMEGRYVNLIIPGDSRILTLCEVEIYGEGPCLKQTFVKMKLKASLSLSEAAVRVQLLMQLESALAGRGISNVTLRWSQLPKQEVMQKEAAPGE, from the exons ATGGAGCAGAAG GTCTTCAGCATCATTTTGTCACATTTTCCAGGAAATTTGGCACTAAGAAGAAACGTCACACAGTCATCGACATATGGCATCTGGTTTGCTGAAAAGGCTGTTGACGGTAAACCGGGTCTGGTGAAGTCGTGGTCCGCGTGCTCGTCAACTGCTAATCAGACTAACCCGTGGTGGAGGCTGGATCTGCGTGATACTTACCGAGTTACTAGAATGATCGTTACTAACATAAACGAATGCTGTGCAGAACGAATAAACGGAGCGGAGATTCGCATCGGAAACTCTTTGGAGAACAACGGCAACAACAATCCCAT ATGTGATGTGATTTCTAGTATTCCTGCTGGTGTTTCATCCACCTACGTTTGTAACAATATGGAGGGTCGATATGTGAATCTGATCATTCCTGGAGATTCAAGGATTCTCACTCTGTGTGAGGTGGAGATCTATGGAGAAG GTCCTTGTTTGAAGCAGACGTTTGTGAAGATGAAACTGAAGGCCAGCTTGAGTCTGTCTGAAGCTGCAGTGAGAGTCCAGCTCCTGATGcag CTGGAATCTGCTCTGGCAGGAAGAGGGATCTCTAACGTGACGCTGCGCTGGTCTCAACTGCCCAAACAGGAAGTGATGCAGAAAGAAGCTGCACCTGGTGAGTAA